A region of the bacterium genome:
CCTTATCTTGTCATCTCGTTAGAGTCCGTGGACTCCACCGGAGTCTTCGACCTGCAGACCGTTACCCTTTCACTTGTCATCCTGCAGCCCGTCTGCGGGATGCAGGATCTCTCGGGGACTCGCCTACACCACGCACAGTAAAAGGTCACGTCCTCCGCCTATCCTACCAGAGCGCCAACCCCACCCCCATCTTAACCGGCGAAGACAAACTCCCCAGCTACAGCAACTACTTCCTGTCCAAGGATAGCTGCAAGTGGCGATCCCGTGTGGGCCACTATCGCACCGTCACCGCCAAAGACGTCTGGCCGGGAATCGACGTCCAGTACCGCATCCATATCAATATGAATATGAATGCCAATTCCGTAGGGGCACACAGCAGTGTGCCCGTCGGTGTGCCCGTCGGTGCGCCCGTCGGCATCGAAACCGTCTACCACCTTCACCCCGGTGCCGATCCCAATCAGATCCAGCTCCGCTACGAAGGCCAGGACACCCCCATCGCCGTAGATGCAAACGGCAGTTTGCTCTTGTCCACGTCGCTGGGTACAGTCAAGGAACAAGCCCCCTTTGCCTATCAGAACATTAACCACACCCAGACCGAAATCCCCTGCCGCTATGAACTGACCGCTGAGGATGGTTACCAGTTTGTGTTAGGGCCATACGATGCGACAAATGAGGTAGTGATTGATCCGGAACTTATCTACAGTACCTTTTGGGGCACGGGGGGATTTGATAACCCGGGCGTGGTGACGTTGGATTCTGCGGAGTGCCCGATTGTGGCTGGTAGCACCGAGTCGCACAACTTTCCTACGACGCCGGGAGTCTATGAAGACCACTGGGTCGGCCAGAACGGATTCGTCACCAAATTCAGTCCCGGCGGAGACTCGCTGCGCTTTTCCACGTATTGTGGCGGAGCCTTTAAGGTGACGCTATCTTTGGACACAGATCAATCGTTGGTGCTGGTCGGCAGCGAAGTATGGAACAATTGGCCGGTGACCGCCAACGGCTTTGACACCACATTGGGCGGTAACAGCGATATTGGGCTGGCAGCATTGTCTGCTGATGGCGGTCAGCTTCTTTGGGGATCATATTGGGGGGGCAGTAGCAGAGAAGATAATGCGGTGAGCAGTCTTGGCCCGGACGGAATCCTCTACATTACCGCGCTGTCCCAGTCTCAGGACTTTCCGCTAACGGAGAATGCGCTCTATACGACGCCACATGGAAGCGATGCGTCCATATTGGCGGCTTTCGATCTGCATCAAATGCAGGTGTTGTTTTCGTCGTATTTTCCCGTTAACTATCCCATCCCCTTTGCACAGCCCGGCGGTGCGGTCTGGCTTTGCGGGCAGAGTGATTCATCGGGTCTGCCGGTCACGCCCGATGCTCTCTTTCCTGGATTCGTCGCGCAGACACCACCTTTCTTTGCGCGTCTCCGTATGCGGCCTCCGACGGTTGAATATGCCTCATACTTCGGCAACCAAATCCCGCGAAGCGGCGATCAAGTTTACCAGGTTCAGGCGTTGGACAGTTCTCATGTCTTGCTGGCTGGCGTCTCTTGGGCAGCCGCTCCCGGTTTTGCCATGCCAAGCGGGGGGTATCAGTCGGCTCCTGATTCCCAATTCGACGCCTTTGTGATCGAGGTTGCCTTGCCTTCAACACTAATCGCAGGAACTTTTTTGGGAGGCTCAGGCATGGAAGGCGGACCGTCAATTGCCGCGGCTGCGGACAGGTCCGTCCTCATAACCGGATGCACACGCAGCGCCAACTTCCCGCTTTCGCCAGACGCTTACCAGCGCACGTACCACCCCGGCGAGTATGAAGCCGCGCTTGATTTGTATGTCGCACGGTTATCTGCGGATTTGTCAACGCTCCTCTATAGTACATATCTCAGTGGCAGCAATGGCGATGAACCGTGCTATGAACAAAGCATAGCCCTGCATGATTTGCGACATGTCTGGTTCGCAGGCGCAACATGGTCGCCAGATTTTCCCACCACGCCGAATGCTCTCATGCCCGGTCCACGCGAAGGGGATTATACGTGGCTGGCCTGCTTCGATCTGCACGACTCAGCGGATGCCGCACCGCCGTCCTTCATCCTTCCGCCTTCATCCTTCAGCCTTTCCTGCTTCCCCAATCCCTTCAACCCCACCACCACGCTTTCCTTCACGCTGCCCGCATCCTCCGAGGTGACGCTGGAGGTGTTTGATGTGCTGGGGCGCAGCGTCTATCAGCAAAACTTGGGACGAATGACTGCCGGAGAGCATCAGCACCGCTTTGATGCTACGACCCTGTCCTCGGGCATCTACTTTGCCAAACTGCAATCTGGAGAATCATCCCAAATTCGCAAACTGGTGTTGCTGCGTTAACCCGCTGCACTCTAACCGCCCATTCGGCGGTTGTCGGAGGGGCGGATCTCAGACCCGCCCGCACAAAAAACACACTCGCCGAAACCCCGCTCGGCCTCCCTTTTCCTATTTCCATTTCAAATTTCCCATTTCGCAATTCCTAATTCCCTATTTTCCAACTCCACCTCAATTTGACTTCCGGTACAAATGTTCATATATTACCAAACGCCTTTCCCCATCCCCCGAAAATCTTAATACGCGGCAGATGCATGATTTACGCAATTTGCGCCTCTAAAAATAACCGCACTAACAACAAAATCAATAAGTAACCCAGTTCGTTTGGTAAAAAATATTTTCGCGCGCCTTTTTTTCGCACCATGAGTCAAGTCCAATAGCCTTCTTCATTTCAGCCTTTTCAGAGGGCCTTTCTTTCATCCTTCATCCTTCATCCCTCATCCTTTCTTATGAATATCGGTATCATCGGCCCCGCGCGGTCCGGCAAAACCACCACGTTTCACCTGCTCACCGGCACCATCCCCAAGCCGGAAGATGCCTTCAAGCATGAAGTCCAGCACGGCGTTACGCACGTGCCCGATGCCCGCGTGGACAAGCTCTCCGAAATGTCCAGCTCCAAAAAGAGCATCTATGTCACCGTCGAGTATGTGGACACTCCTGCCCTCGAAGCCGGAGCATCCAAGACCGACTGGTTCCGCGCCGCCATGGACGGCGGCATCAAGACCACCGATGCCTTGCTGCTCGTCGTGCGGGCCTTCGGCGCCGAGGACCAGCCCGGCGGCGTTAATCCGCTGCGGGACATCATCGCCGTGCAGGATGAACTTGTCCTCGCCGACATGATCATTCTCGAGAACCGCCTCGAACGCTTGCAGAAACAGCGCCGCGTCAAAGCCCCGCTGCCCGAAGAGAAGGCCGAATTGGACCTGCTCACCAAGGCCCATGCTCACCTCGGTGAAGGCAAACCTCTACGGATTCTCGAACTCGAGCACAATGAGCAGAAGGCTCTGCGCGGCTTTCAGTTTCTCTCCGAAAAACCGCTGCTGGCCGTGGTCAATGCCGCCGAAGACATGCTCGCGTCCACCGATCTCCACAAGCTGGGCGACGACCTCAAACACTATCACATTCAGGTCATCGCTCTCTCCGCCGCCCTCGAAGGAGACATCGCCCGCCTGCCCCGCGATGAGCAGGAAGCCTTCATGTCCGATCTCGGCGTCACCGAACTCGCCCGCGACCGCGTGCTCCGTGCCAGCTTCGATCTGCTCGGCCTGCAGAGCTTCCTCACCACCGGTGACAAAGAGTCCCGCGCCTGGCCGATCCACAAGGGCGACACCGCGCAGGAAGCCGCCGGAGTGATTCATACCGACCTCGCAAAGGGTTTCATACGGGCCGAAGTCGTCCACTTCGATGACTTCGTACGGGAAGGGGGTTACCCCGGCTGCAAGGCCAAGGGCCTGCTACGGCTCGAAGGCAAGGAGTACCCGGTGAAAGACGGCGACATCCTCGTGATCAGGCACAGCGGTTAGCAGACGTTACAGCGACCTCTCGCACAAAACCCGGCCCTATGGCCGGGTTTTTCGTTGTTTGCCCTTCCACTCGCACACCGCTCTCGCACGCGCCCCTCTCAGCGCATCGTCTTTGAAGCACGTTTCCCCTTCGCAGCGCCCTTGCAGAATCCCGCGCGCTACCGCTCCGTGGTATGCGATTTGCAAAGTCTGGAGCGGATCAATTGCAGGATGCCAATGACGTTTGATAACGGAAACGGATCGACGGCCCCATGAACTCGCGCGTTCCAAACCTGCTGATGAACAACAGTCTCATCAGTCAGGAACAGTATCTGCTTTTCAAATCCCGGCAGAAGGACTCCGGCAACTCGGTCGTCACGGAGCTGTGCAAGCTCGGCGTGATCACGGAGGAGCAGATCGCGTCTTTTCTGGCGAGCTACTATGATTTGCAGAGAATGGACCTTGAAGGCGTCGAGGTTCCCGAGGTCGTGCGCAAACTGCTCTCGCCCGAGTTCGTCCAGAAATATCAGGCGCTGCCCGTCAAACGCACGGGCAAGATTCTGCAGGTCGCGCTGGTGGATCCGAGCATTGATTTCGTCGTTGAGGACATAAAGTTCATCACGGGCTTTAACGTTCAGCCGGTCGTCGTCACCGAGACGCAATTCCTTCGCGCCATCGAGATGTACTACCACATGGGCGGGACGCTGGACAAGATCCTCAAGGACATCGGCGATGATGTTGGGGCGGAGATCGTGCCCGACCGGCAGGAAACGGAAGCGGACAAACTCAAGGAAGAGATCGAAGCCGCGCCGGTGGTCAAACTGCTGGACGGCATCATCGCCGACGCCGTGCAGAAGGGCGCGTCGGATATTCATATCGAGCCCTACGAGACCCAGCTTCGCATCCGCTTCCGTGTGGACGGCATGCTGACCGAGGTCATGTCGCCGCCGCTGCACATGCGCAACGCGATCATTTCCCGCGCCAAGATCATGGCTAACCTCAACATCGCGGAGCGCCGCGTGCCGCAGGATGGCCATATCAAGATGAAACTCTCAGACCGCACCATCGACCTCCGTGTCTCCACGCTGCCCACGCTGTTCGGAGAGAAAGTCGTGATGCGTATTCTGGATAAGAGCAACCTGACCCTCGATCTCTCGACCTTCGGATTCGAAGAGCATGCCCTGGAAGATTTCGCGCGGGCCATCCGCCTGCCGTACGGCATGATTCTCGTCACGGGTCCCACGGGATCGGGCAAGACCACCACACTGTACAGCGTGCTGGCCAAGCTGAATACGCCGACGGTAAACACAATGAGCGCGGAAGACCCGGTGGAGTACAACTTCTCCGGATTGAATCAGGTGCTGGTGCGCGACGAAGTGGGCTTGACCTTCTCAGCGGCGTTGAAAGCGTTCTTGCGGCAGGACCCGGACATCATCATGATCGGCGAAATCCGTGATCTGGAGACAGGCTCGATTGCGGTACGCGCGGCGCTCACCGGGCACTTGGTGCTCTCAACGCTGCACACGAACTCGGCCTGCGCGACCATTTCACGACTGACGGATATGGGAATCGAGCGATTCCTTGTGTCGTCGTCGCTGTCTTTGATTGTAGCCCAGCGGCTCATCCGGAAGATCTGCACCAAGTGCAAGGCTCCGGTCGAGGTGCATCCCGAGGCGCTGACGGAGGCAGGAATCGATCCCGAGCAGGCGCGCGGGAAGATATTCTATCGAGGAGCCGGATGCATCGAATGCAACAACTCCGGCTACCGCGGACGATCAGGTATTTATGAAGTGATGCCGATCACGCCCAAGCTGCGCACCATGATTCTCGACGGGAAGCCGCCTGCGGAATTGGAGGCGGCGGCGGTCAGCGAAGGTATGCTGACACTGCGGACCGGAGCCATCAAAAAATTTGAGCGAGGCATAACCACCATTGAAGAAGTTCTCCGCGTGACAGGAGACACATGACAGGATTCGTGCCATGAGAAGCCGACTTTCACTCTGCCTGAACGATCTGACCCTCGACGAGATTTTGCATCTCGAAGAGGAGTTGGATCGCCGCAAGGAAAAATACCGCCGCAACTATGCGGTGCTCTCGGTGCAGGCCGACCGTGTGGTCCTGCAGGCGGAGCACGCGCCGGATCTCGGGTTGTTCGCGCGGGAAATGCGCCGCTATATATCGGCGAGCGCGGCGGCGGGCGGCGGCACCTTGCTCGCCTATTCACCGGAGGTCAGCGTTCTGCTGTTCAATTCGGTGCAGGGATCGAGCCGCACCTGTGGAGCATTGCTCAGCGGGCTGCCGGAGTTTAATGGGCGCTTCGGACTCCAGACCATGCGCATCGGCGTGAAGCTGGGGCTGGCATCGGGGGTGGATATCCTTGCGGCGGGATCTCTGCGCTGTGTGCGCGCTTCGGGGCTGGTGCGGCGCGCCAATCAGGCGGCGTGGCGGAGCGCGGCCAACAGCCTGCTGATGGACGAGAACAGCTATCAGGAGTGGCCGGACAAGTTCTCGGCGGTGCCGGCGCCGTTTGACATTGACGGCCAGCACATTTACCGGCTGATTCCGGGCTCGCTGGGGATGAACAACAGCAAGTGGGATAATGAGCCGATTCTGCGATTTCTGAAGCGCGTCACCGATGCCGGCATCCTGACTCTGAAATATGACATGGAGCGGGTGCCGGACTCGACGCCGGGAGAAGAGGCGCTGCAGTTGGTCATCGAGGGATATGATGCACAGCATGACATCAACCTCGTCCTGACGGAGCGAATCGTCGCCGCGGAGTTTGCGGACAGAATGGACGTGGTTAAGCGAATGCTGAGTTCGACGGGATTGGCGCTGGTTCGCCACGAGCTGATCGCCAACTCAGGGGTGTAAGAGCGCGAATACTATCAAGGAGCATGGAATGAGTCTCGACATACGAACCTTGCTGCGCGAGCTGATCGACGCCCACGGCAGCGACCTGCACATTACGGTGAACAGCGCGCCGCGCATCCGCGTCGACCAGCAGATTGTGGCGCTCAAATACGAACCGCTCTCCCCGGAGCAATGCAAGGCCC
Encoded here:
- a CDS encoding T9SS type A sorting domain-containing protein, which translates into the protein MGHYRTVTAKDVWPGIDVQYRIHINMNMNANSVGAHSSVPVGVPVGAPVGIETVYHLHPGADPNQIQLRYEGQDTPIAVDANGSLLLSTSLGTVKEQAPFAYQNINHTQTEIPCRYELTAEDGYQFVLGPYDATNEVVIDPELIYSTFWGTGGFDNPGVVTLDSAECPIVAGSTESHNFPTTPGVYEDHWVGQNGFVTKFSPGGDSLRFSTYCGGAFKVTLSLDTDQSLVLVGSEVWNNWPVTANGFDTTLGGNSDIGLAALSADGGQLLWGSYWGGSSREDNAVSSLGPDGILYITALSQSQDFPLTENALYTTPHGSDASILAAFDLHQMQVLFSSYFPVNYPIPFAQPGGAVWLCGQSDSSGLPVTPDALFPGFVAQTPPFFARLRMRPPTVEYASYFGNQIPRSGDQVYQVQALDSSHVLLAGVSWAAAPGFAMPSGGYQSAPDSQFDAFVIEVALPSTLIAGTFLGGSGMEGGPSIAAAADRSVLITGCTRSANFPLSPDAYQRTYHPGEYEAALDLYVARLSADLSTLLYSTYLSGSNGDEPCYEQSIALHDLRHVWFAGATWSPDFPTTPNALMPGPREGDYTWLACFDLHDSADAAPPSFILPPSSFSLSCFPNPFNPTTTLSFTLPASSEVTLEVFDVLGRSVYQQNLGRMTAGEHQHRFDATTLSSGIYFAKLQSGESSQIRKLVLLR
- the pilB gene encoding type IV-A pilus assembly ATPase PilB yields the protein MNSRVPNLLMNNSLISQEQYLLFKSRQKDSGNSVVTELCKLGVITEEQIASFLASYYDLQRMDLEGVEVPEVVRKLLSPEFVQKYQALPVKRTGKILQVALVDPSIDFVVEDIKFITGFNVQPVVVTETQFLRAIEMYYHMGGTLDKILKDIGDDVGAEIVPDRQETEADKLKEEIEAAPVVKLLDGIIADAVQKGASDIHIEPYETQLRIRFRVDGMLTEVMSPPLHMRNAIISRAKIMANLNIAERRVPQDGHIKMKLSDRTIDLRVSTLPTLFGEKVVMRILDKSNLTLDLSTFGFEEHALEDFARAIRLPYGMILVTGPTGSGKTTTLYSVLAKLNTPTVNTMSAEDPVEYNFSGLNQVLVRDEVGLTFSAALKAFLRQDPDIIMIGEIRDLETGSIAVRAALTGHLVLSTLHTNSACATISRLTDMGIERFLVSSSLSLIVAQRLIRKICTKCKAPVEVHPEALTEAGIDPEQARGKIFYRGAGCIECNNSGYRGRSGIYEVMPITPKLRTMILDGKPPAELEAAAVSEGMLTLRTGAIKKFERGITTIEEVLRVTGDT
- a CDS encoding DUF933 domain-containing protein gives rise to the protein MNIGIIGPARSGKTTTFHLLTGTIPKPEDAFKHEVQHGVTHVPDARVDKLSEMSSSKKSIYVTVEYVDTPALEAGASKTDWFRAAMDGGIKTTDALLLVVRAFGAEDQPGGVNPLRDIIAVQDELVLADMIILENRLERLQKQRRVKAPLPEEKAELDLLTKAHAHLGEGKPLRILELEHNEQKALRGFQFLSEKPLLAVVNAAEDMLASTDLHKLGDDLKHYHIQVIALSAALEGDIARLPRDEQEAFMSDLGVTELARDRVLRASFDLLGLQSFLTTGDKESRAWPIHKGDTAQEAAGVIHTDLAKGFIRAEVVHFDDFVREGGYPGCKAKGLLRLEGKEYPVKDGDILVIRHSG